From Pseudobacteriovorax antillogorgiicola, the proteins below share one genomic window:
- a CDS encoding TonB-dependent receptor plug domain-containing protein, with protein MNIHFHKPTYLPLATLICVGLLPVVGLAQESSDQKKVEKFTVTGSRIKRVDSEGPISVKVIDREEISKSGATSLNGLLNNLSSSSFGAQYLSAGFGDADFQSVDLRGLGADKTLVLINGRRLPKDGRYQIVDLSTIPLSAIERVEIAKGGASAVYGSDAMAGVVNIITRSDGDGGEVGVKQTLTTEEGGETTEAHAAYGYVGNRIQTLTAINYKKTERVRQDSREWFDSDPATTIGRPANYVGNDGALHAPTNCPEGQINSQDGRPDRCTGDYFSGGEGSDYTSESSKLSLFQLFEYGLTDDLSVYGQIVASRKNTRAVMGPNFISSSAGIKVGADVAQQKIDQGILDESLVVNEGGDVEDLTISYLFDKNRAYTANTDNLGLSAGLKGSMLDATWDWDFNISKTSTWRRNDQDQGAYIESAMTEAIRNGSYDVFSNEAQDDSGFSVSTKDVTYSTIEGAELSLTGELFELPTGYVYAAIGASFHKEKFQDLLDPYLKNGDLFGTGGNNASGSRDRSALFAELSIPTIDRMEVTLAGRVDNYSDFGTAFNPMASIKYSPIDSLLLRTSFGQGFKAPDLTDLYKAEGKLFGTIDRDLALCQTGEEDECEGYGVEIVSKGNEDLEEETSQNFGFGFVFEPSNQFNFAFDYYNIEIENQIKQADATALVDKAFRDGDGSLPDGVVITRDETTGRVTSIFNPYVNTAALKTSGLDLNLKAKSEKYTWGQLNLTTDYTYVLSYKQEQIAGQGFEELIEKNTTGDKRPRWRMSNTLFYSYDVHGLGLTNRQISGYDKSVAESGRVGSSSMWDMQYAYNAFFNGSVAFGVNNLLNTIPPKDETDGRNFGIEDRLHSSKGREFYISATQKL; from the coding sequence ATGAATATACACTTCCACAAGCCTACCTATCTCCCGCTGGCTACTCTTATCTGCGTCGGGCTATTACCAGTCGTTGGTTTAGCTCAAGAAAGCTCAGATCAGAAAAAAGTAGAGAAGTTCACAGTTACTGGATCAAGGATAAAAAGGGTTGATTCGGAAGGCCCCATTTCTGTGAAGGTAATTGACCGGGAAGAAATCTCAAAGTCTGGTGCAACTTCTCTCAATGGTTTGTTGAATAACTTAAGCTCGTCTAGCTTTGGTGCTCAATATTTGTCTGCAGGTTTTGGAGATGCCGACTTCCAGTCAGTTGACCTTCGTGGCTTGGGTGCGGATAAAACACTCGTGCTCATAAACGGCAGACGCTTGCCAAAGGATGGCCGCTACCAAATCGTTGACCTTTCAACTATTCCATTATCTGCAATTGAGAGAGTTGAAATAGCGAAGGGTGGAGCTTCTGCTGTCTATGGTTCGGATGCTATGGCAGGTGTTGTCAATATAATCACAAGGTCTGATGGTGATGGTGGTGAGGTTGGTGTCAAACAAACCCTTACCACTGAAGAAGGCGGAGAAACCACAGAAGCACACGCAGCTTACGGCTATGTGGGTAATAGAATCCAAACACTGACAGCAATAAACTATAAAAAAACAGAGCGAGTTCGACAAGATTCCCGTGAGTGGTTTGACTCTGATCCCGCCACGACTATCGGTAGGCCCGCTAACTATGTTGGTAATGATGGAGCTCTCCACGCTCCAACGAATTGCCCAGAGGGACAGATTAACTCCCAAGACGGTCGTCCCGATCGTTGTACAGGTGACTACTTTAGTGGCGGCGAAGGCAGTGACTATACGTCGGAGTCGAGTAAGTTGTCTCTATTCCAACTTTTTGAATATGGCCTGACTGATGATTTAAGCGTGTATGGACAGATTGTAGCAAGTCGTAAAAATACCCGTGCTGTAATGGGCCCCAACTTCATAAGCTCTTCAGCTGGAATTAAGGTTGGAGCTGATGTCGCTCAGCAAAAAATTGATCAAGGAATACTGGATGAAAGTTTAGTTGTCAATGAGGGTGGTGATGTCGAAGACCTCACTATCTCTTATCTTTTTGACAAGAATCGTGCTTACACAGCAAATACAGATAACCTTGGGTTGTCGGCTGGTCTGAAAGGCAGCATGCTCGATGCAACCTGGGATTGGGACTTCAATATCTCGAAGACCTCTACTTGGAGACGGAATGATCAGGATCAGGGTGCTTATATTGAAAGTGCTATGACTGAAGCCATTAGAAATGGCAGCTACGATGTTTTCAGCAACGAAGCTCAAGATGATTCAGGGTTTTCGGTCTCTACTAAAGACGTCACTTATAGTACCATCGAGGGGGCTGAGCTATCCTTAACAGGAGAGCTATTTGAATTGCCTACAGGCTATGTTTACGCTGCTATAGGTGCAAGTTTTCATAAAGAAAAATTTCAGGACCTTCTAGACCCTTATCTAAAGAATGGTGACCTATTCGGAACAGGTGGAAACAATGCATCAGGCTCAAGAGATCGTTCAGCTTTGTTTGCAGAATTGAGCATTCCAACGATAGATCGTATGGAGGTGACTCTAGCTGGACGAGTTGATAATTATAGCGACTTTGGAACAGCATTCAATCCAATGGCTTCAATCAAGTATTCCCCAATAGATTCACTGTTGCTTCGCACTTCCTTTGGCCAAGGGTTCAAAGCTCCAGATCTGACAGACCTTTACAAAGCTGAGGGTAAACTATTTGGCACAATTGACAGAGATTTGGCTCTTTGCCAAACAGGAGAAGAAGATGAGTGCGAAGGTTATGGAGTTGAGATCGTCAGCAAAGGCAACGAAGATTTAGAAGAAGAAACATCTCAAAACTTCGGCTTTGGCTTCGTTTTCGAACCATCGAACCAGTTCAACTTTGCGTTTGATTATTACAATATTGAAATCGAAAATCAGATCAAACAGGCTGATGCGACTGCACTTGTTGACAAGGCATTTAGAGATGGAGATGGATCTTTACCTGACGGTGTTGTGATTACTAGAGACGAGACCACTGGTCGAGTTACAAGTATCTTCAACCCCTACGTTAACACTGCTGCATTGAAGACAAGTGGGTTGGACCTAAACCTGAAAGCAAAGTCTGAAAAGTATACCTGGGGACAACTCAACCTTACAACGGACTACACCTATGTTCTTTCATATAAGCAAGAACAAATCGCTGGACAAGGTTTTGAGGAGCTTATCGAGAAAAATACTACTGGCGACAAAAGGCCGCGATGGAGAATGTCGAACACACTTTTCTATAGCTATGATGTTCATGGTCTTGGGCTAACGAATCGTCAGATTTCTGGATATGACAAGTCTGTAGCTGAAAGCGGACGGGTTGGTAGCTCTTCAATGTGGGACATGCAATACGCTTACAACGCATTTTTTAATGGATCTGTTGCTTTTGGTGTGAATAATTTGTTGAATACAATTCCACCCAAAGATGAAACCGATGGAAGAAATTTTGGTATTGAAGATCGTTTGCATAGTTCAAAAGGTCGAGAATTCTATATTTCTGCGACTCAGAAATTGTAG
- a CDS encoding S8 family serine peptidase, whose translation MRLFQWAMLIGLGAITAHCDKKDSNSEQVEDCIIDCGIKLDPISKCMSEDGCSKPRAACEDDSDACHPELSRFYGPSLVDIGLLQSVCQQSGATYDRALQECNCSNNGIFDAEQKKCLSFSATFDNPLAACTEGTSFIDTFSESGIDGVSACLDNFLYIASNPSDVFSGTYFSIYPEISDDEAYKLTNWANSRFGKGYRGFNAKLWSSEYDSELVLRVGRVPERWNSNPSNILSRVLNPLTVGPDPVSGFGGTSYIEYYEPEVGQIDKVLGSEKYSSQELSTLFTKPSQISPALAALRDFTIEQYSNPSTSIDSALFINGKGVLGGFQGFSKPVYRGNYIFIEEKIYSRGSVKRRTHWVLDRKGRTLGGAYLAPSRLPNIYFSLNWKGENELRLSVRAYDRTFKDLVSHTFTAKQAWEMRDKSQSFLDLDSIDTGSGLLLCELADPFSFQYSDLIVGGPYRIDNYNGSHLSGSLYGWSRNTEGDWSNAFGGYAPSNDVPIDFHRPYDHASKVASLIVEENPNVKFLIGGECFHDDHSQLSSMIELGIFSGPAQDLRVKVINASYGTYTGKQACALNTGPLASKIGKVLFVTAAGNFQMENPGNCPQSAPHPNKIVVAAANGADGDNPRLTNYTAYGKDYADIAAKGTHDPTSSKGTSFASPRVAGIASRIAQDFPKLSSADIRLAILASAHIPHERDQAGGLVWRPLDVRTGGVLRSDGAYRFAECLSTYNDDMSSGAFSKNQALACIMAGDAKAQTFAEEKYEFLKARLDFH comes from the coding sequence ATGAGATTATTCCAGTGGGCGATGCTTATCGGGTTGGGTGCTATAACAGCGCATTGCGATAAAAAAGACTCGAATTCTGAACAAGTTGAAGATTGTATTATTGACTGTGGGATTAAGCTCGATCCTATTTCAAAGTGTATGAGTGAAGATGGCTGCTCAAAACCGAGGGCTGCTTGTGAAGATGACTCTGACGCGTGTCATCCAGAACTGTCGCGATTTTACGGACCATCCCTAGTAGATATCGGATTACTACAAAGCGTCTGTCAGCAATCTGGTGCAACTTATGACCGTGCCTTGCAAGAGTGTAACTGCTCCAATAACGGAATCTTCGATGCAGAGCAAAAAAAGTGTCTGAGCTTTTCTGCTACCTTTGATAACCCCCTCGCAGCTTGTACTGAAGGAACGAGTTTTATTGATACCTTCTCTGAGTCCGGAATCGATGGAGTTAGTGCATGCCTCGATAACTTTCTATACATAGCATCAAATCCTAGTGATGTTTTTAGTGGGACCTATTTTTCCATTTATCCAGAGATCAGTGACGATGAAGCATATAAACTCACAAATTGGGCTAACTCTCGTTTCGGTAAGGGCTATAGAGGCTTTAATGCTAAGCTATGGAGTTCAGAGTACGATAGCGAGCTCGTGCTCCGAGTAGGAAGAGTGCCCGAGCGTTGGAATAGTAATCCTTCAAATATTTTATCCCGAGTATTAAACCCTTTGACTGTAGGCCCGGACCCAGTGTCTGGATTTGGTGGTACGTCATATATCGAGTATTATGAACCTGAAGTAGGGCAGATCGACAAGGTATTGGGAAGTGAAAAGTATAGCAGTCAAGAGCTATCGACGCTTTTCACGAAGCCTAGTCAAATAAGTCCCGCTTTGGCGGCATTGCGTGACTTCACCATCGAGCAGTACTCGAATCCATCCACAAGCATAGATAGTGCGTTATTTATCAATGGAAAGGGAGTTTTAGGTGGCTTCCAGGGATTTTCAAAGCCAGTCTATCGGGGTAACTATATATTTATCGAAGAAAAAATATACAGCCGTGGCTCTGTAAAGCGAAGAACCCATTGGGTGCTAGACCGAAAAGGGAGAACCTTAGGGGGAGCCTATTTAGCGCCAAGTCGATTGCCAAATATCTACTTCAGTTTGAATTGGAAAGGCGAGAACGAGCTTCGTTTGAGCGTTCGTGCCTACGATCGTACATTCAAGGATTTAGTAAGTCATACATTCACCGCTAAGCAAGCTTGGGAAATGCGTGATAAGAGTCAATCCTTTTTAGATCTCGACTCAATAGATACTGGCTCAGGACTTCTATTATGTGAGCTAGCGGACCCCTTTTCCTTTCAGTACTCTGACTTGATAGTGGGAGGGCCTTATCGAATAGATAATTATAATGGTTCGCATTTGTCAGGTTCATTGTATGGTTGGTCACGAAATACCGAGGGAGATTGGTCGAATGCGTTTGGTGGTTATGCTCCTAGCAATGATGTCCCCATTGATTTTCATCGGCCATACGATCATGCCAGCAAAGTTGCTAGCCTTATCGTGGAAGAAAATCCGAATGTGAAATTTTTGATTGGTGGTGAATGCTTCCATGATGACCATAGCCAGTTAAGTTCTATGATAGAGTTAGGAATATTTTCTGGCCCAGCTCAAGACCTCAGAGTCAAGGTTATCAATGCCTCTTATGGAACCTATACTGGTAAGCAAGCTTGCGCATTAAATACAGGGCCACTTGCTAGTAAGATTGGTAAAGTTTTATTCGTTACGGCTGCTGGAAACTTTCAGATGGAGAACCCTGGTAACTGCCCTCAATCAGCTCCACACCCCAATAAGATTGTTGTAGCTGCAGCAAACGGTGCAGATGGTGACAACCCAAGACTAACCAACTATACGGCTTATGGGAAAGACTATGCTGATATAGCTGCTAAAGGAACTCACGATCCCACTAGCTCTAAAGGAACGTCCTTTGCGTCACCGCGGGTTGCTGGCATTGCATCCAGAATCGCTCAGGATTTCCCTAAATTAAGCTCCGCGGATATTAGGCTAGCAATACTAGCTTCTGCACATATTCCCCATGAAAGAGATCAAGCAGGAGGTTTAGTCTGGCGACCTTTGGATGTTCGAACAGGTGGAGTTCTCCGAAGTGATGGTGCTTACAGATTCGCAGAGTGTTTGTCCACCTATAACGATGATATGAGTAGTGGTGCCTTTAGTAAGAATCAAGCACTAGCTTGTATAATGGCTGGTGATGCCAAGGCCCAGACATTTGCAGAAGAAAAATATGAGTTTCTTAAAGCAAGGTTGGATTTTCATTAG
- a CDS encoding ABC transporter substrate-binding protein: MRLIFIATLGFFVMSSISAKTEPESELTFFNTRASDGKGLQISFDPALSDVSTNQTVLVQVIGTLARVDMTSKLTPYIAESWKISEDGRQWKFKIRENLKCEDGTPITARGYVKGLNSVAKIYAQKKDQLVVFNKLQGWPGLKNFRNKPHDLEGVIASEDVVTFNFVEKPIGFFPYLAMPYFGYYCPKNFDTNGNWLDPQKAVSSDAYRIEAFKGNVVTLKARKDWFSRKVGSADRVKVKYSKLSDAIASKAKYKAIISQKVKEDKRPSDLVMIESFPSMLSAINITIARDNVFQIKSVRHAFRDYLRINMAKLYVKGSLFDRTDQVFHAANPISSLPRPPKVPSIPSRLKEKEVIWLYPSSKGSEWREFLRHSIVRTFENLGLKYKLVDDYHLPDWSDRAKRGKYYDIRVTFVETGGTAQNWVAHMMWCSKMGVGFPDPSGKVCELIKARGKKYNDEFVDARYLEKLKEYVDEDATVVPMVYSNHLFFFTKNIDLEKYNVLNDHIYFKDLVLK, encoded by the coding sequence ATGAGATTGATCTTTATTGCCACCCTTGGATTCTTTGTGATGTCTTCTATTTCAGCTAAGACAGAACCCGAAAGTGAGCTGACATTTTTTAATACCCGCGCCAGTGATGGCAAAGGGTTGCAGATCAGCTTTGATCCAGCTCTTTCTGATGTTTCAACGAATCAAACAGTGTTGGTTCAGGTCATCGGAACTTTAGCAAGAGTCGACATGACAAGCAAACTAACTCCTTACATCGCAGAATCTTGGAAAATTTCCGAAGACGGAAGACAGTGGAAATTCAAGATCAGGGAAAACCTCAAGTGTGAAGATGGTACACCTATTACGGCACGAGGTTATGTGAAAGGTCTTAACTCAGTAGCAAAAATATATGCTCAGAAAAAGGATCAGCTAGTAGTTTTCAACAAACTCCAGGGCTGGCCAGGACTAAAGAACTTTCGAAATAAGCCTCATGACTTAGAAGGTGTCATAGCTTCAGAAGATGTGGTTACTTTCAATTTTGTTGAAAAACCTATCGGATTTTTTCCATATTTGGCTATGCCATACTTCGGGTACTATTGTCCTAAGAACTTTGATACGAACGGAAACTGGTTAGATCCACAAAAAGCTGTATCATCTGATGCTTACCGAATCGAGGCGTTCAAAGGAAATGTTGTCACTCTCAAAGCGCGAAAAGACTGGTTCAGCCGTAAAGTGGGGAGCGCAGATAGGGTAAAAGTCAAATACTCGAAGCTGTCGGATGCAATAGCTAGTAAGGCGAAATATAAAGCAATAATTTCACAAAAGGTAAAGGAAGACAAGAGACCTTCTGATCTAGTCATGATCGAGAGTTTCCCATCTATGTTATCAGCTATAAATATTACAATTGCTCGTGATAACGTATTCCAAATAAAATCTGTTCGGCACGCCTTTCGAGACTATCTAAGAATAAATATGGCAAAATTATATGTCAAAGGTTCACTTTTCGATAGAACTGATCAAGTGTTTCACGCGGCAAACCCCATATCAAGTCTACCTCGCCCCCCAAAGGTACCAAGCATTCCCAGCCGACTTAAAGAGAAAGAGGTCATTTGGCTTTATCCTTCTTCTAAGGGTAGTGAATGGAGAGAGTTTTTGAGACACTCTATTGTTAGAACCTTCGAAAACCTGGGATTGAAGTACAAGCTGGTAGACGACTATCACTTACCAGATTGGTCTGATCGAGCAAAAAGAGGAAAGTACTACGATATTAGGGTTACTTTTGTTGAAACCGGAGGCACTGCCCAGAACTGGGTTGCACATATGATGTGGTGTAGCAAGATGGGAGTGGGATTCCCTGACCCTTCCGGAAAAGTATGCGAATTAATCAAAGCGCGTGGAAAGAAGTACAACGATGAATTTGTAGATGCTCGTTACCTTGAAAAGCTTAAGGAATATGTCGACGAAGACGCCACGGTTGTTCCAATGGTCTACTCTAATCACCTCTTCTTTTTTACTAAAAATATCGATCTTGAGAAGTACAATGTGCTCAATGATCATATCTACTTCAAAGATTTGGTGTTAAAGTGA
- a CDS encoding hybrid sensor histidine kinase/response regulator — MIEALLEEETLSHRMREISSRLYDLHTLNFIDCIEITRRQPIKTKFLDLRYKGHCNTKPFLLLDGLQQNIVKVANDSSSWEVKFISRNGRSFYVALWILRLSLVLAVTSFYLFHRNRIIAQQTITRLKDDQEYKRQLAIAQTTQMLAHDVRKPFTLVSALVEMVTQAKNSEQITKILEQSIPDISSSLSNVNGMIQDVMEVGKTDTSLLTESESIQEITNEVLLGIFRFNRQANIKVSSKFNHTKKVEINRQKVSRVFSNIIGNAIEHMNGQGQLWFHSEEKQEMLEVCIGNSNTYIPPEDIDQLFDAFFTKDKKGGTGLGLAIAKKVIEAHGGKIWCKSSQAKGTEFFFTLPLSEQIDQSDTKLLSSSHAYFEKGSIQIDLEESDSHPLEEAKTSEQEKALDRALTEKLDSPLHIAIIDDEALYRSHLQFHLESNSALHSKLRIKEYSSAEDCLVDQVSETFDVVIVDVDLGKGKMDGFEAVSVIRQMASNAKICVHSNRGVLEYQPQALKAGADLFLPKPMTRLHLLKILASSAALSEEQNQADRFSGKIVLVEDSVVIVQSWKLNFSEGEDLEVFMTFDDFLVKSGKQGFFDDVQAVVTDYYLNDSFTGTDVANRLDSLGVQVSLYLSTNKDSVEDSEKILFKALLPKNPKQAVTKLRHHELGVQEQQETQTMGLAKFKETLRQKSLLIVEDEVIQREMYYEEGCSLMNCDSVESFEDAISLLKSRKYDYLLSDVHLTKSYDDPSDGLKVMDFAKEINPDMSVVAMSTDDSVPRIESMDHFVSKPLLDSDQIAAALLKADEVRA, encoded by the coding sequence ATGATCGAAGCACTCTTGGAAGAAGAGACGTTATCACATAGAATGCGTGAAATTTCTAGTCGTTTGTATGACCTCCACACTCTAAACTTCATAGACTGCATTGAAATAACGAGAAGACAGCCTATCAAAACTAAGTTCCTTGATCTAAGATACAAAGGCCATTGCAATACTAAGCCTTTTCTTCTCCTAGACGGACTCCAACAGAATATAGTTAAAGTTGCCAACGATTCATCTAGTTGGGAAGTTAAATTTATCAGCAGAAATGGTAGGAGCTTTTATGTTGCTCTTTGGATTCTGCGCTTATCCTTGGTGCTCGCGGTAACAAGTTTCTATCTCTTCCACCGAAATCGAATCATCGCTCAACAAACTATTACTCGGCTCAAAGATGATCAAGAGTATAAACGTCAGTTAGCTATTGCCCAAACGACTCAGATGCTAGCCCATGACGTAAGAAAACCATTCACTCTAGTGTCAGCCCTCGTTGAGATGGTTACTCAAGCCAAAAACAGCGAGCAAATAACTAAAATTCTGGAACAAAGCATCCCCGATATCTCTTCCTCTCTTTCAAACGTCAACGGGATGATTCAAGATGTGATGGAGGTTGGTAAAACCGATACTTCATTGCTAACCGAATCAGAATCCATTCAAGAAATCACTAACGAGGTTCTTCTTGGCATCTTTAGATTCAATAGGCAGGCAAATATTAAAGTCTCCTCCAAGTTTAATCACACTAAGAAAGTTGAGATCAACCGTCAAAAAGTGTCTCGCGTCTTCTCAAATATCATTGGCAACGCGATAGAGCACATGAATGGTCAAGGACAGTTATGGTTCCACTCAGAAGAAAAGCAAGAGATGCTCGAAGTTTGCATCGGCAACTCAAATACTTACATACCCCCTGAAGATATCGACCAGCTGTTTGACGCATTCTTCACTAAAGACAAAAAAGGCGGTACAGGCCTCGGTCTGGCCATTGCCAAAAAAGTCATTGAAGCCCATGGCGGCAAGATTTGGTGCAAATCATCACAAGCTAAAGGAACAGAGTTTTTCTTTACCTTACCCCTCTCCGAGCAGATCGATCAATCTGATACAAAGCTATTAAGCTCTAGCCATGCCTACTTCGAAAAGGGTTCCATCCAAATCGATCTAGAGGAATCTGATAGCCATCCTCTTGAGGAGGCCAAGACTAGTGAGCAGGAGAAGGCTCTAGACCGGGCTCTTACGGAAAAGCTTGATTCCCCGCTGCACATTGCAATAATAGATGACGAAGCCTTATACAGAAGCCATCTTCAGTTCCACCTAGAGTCCAATAGTGCCCTTCATAGCAAGCTACGGATCAAAGAGTACTCCAGTGCGGAAGATTGCCTGGTGGACCAAGTAAGCGAAACCTTCGATGTCGTCATTGTCGACGTCGATCTCGGCAAAGGCAAAATGGACGGCTTTGAAGCCGTATCGGTAATCCGGCAAATGGCAAGCAATGCCAAGATATGCGTCCATTCCAACAGGGGTGTACTAGAATACCAGCCTCAAGCCCTTAAAGCCGGTGCTGATCTATTCTTACCAAAGCCTATGACCAGGCTTCACTTACTCAAGATACTAGCTTCCAGTGCTGCTCTTAGCGAAGAGCAGAATCAAGCCGACCGATTTTCTGGAAAGATTGTCTTGGTTGAAGACAGCGTAGTAATAGTGCAGTCTTGGAAGCTAAATTTTTCTGAAGGAGAAGATTTAGAAGTCTTCATGACTTTTGATGACTTCTTGGTGAAATCTGGGAAGCAAGGCTTTTTCGACGACGTTCAAGCAGTTGTAACTGACTATTATCTCAACGATTCCTTTACAGGTACAGATGTTGCTAATCGTTTAGATAGTTTAGGAGTTCAGGTGTCCTTATACCTGAGCACCAACAAAGACTCGGTGGAGGACAGCGAGAAAATTCTTTTCAAAGCACTTCTCCCCAAGAACCCAAAACAAGCAGTTACGAAACTGAGACACCATGAGCTAGGTGTCCAAGAGCAACAGGAAACACAGACCATGGGACTAGCCAAGTTCAAGGAGACACTTCGTCAGAAAAGCCTTTTAATTGTCGAAGATGAAGTTATTCAGCGAGAGATGTATTACGAAGAGGGGTGTAGTTTGATGAATTGTGACAGTGTAGAATCCTTCGAAGATGCCATCTCGCTCTTGAAGTCTAGGAAATATGACTACCTGCTGTCAGACGTCCACCTCACAAAATCCTACGACGACCCATCAGATGGGCTTAAAGTGATGGACTTTGCCAAAGAGATAAATCCTGATATGTCAGTTGTTGCGATGTCCACCGATGATTCGGTTCCGAGAATTGAGTCGATGGATCACTTTGTTTCGAAACCTCTTTTAGACTCTGATCAAATTGCGGCGGCGCTGCTCAAAGCTGATGAGGTGCGGGCATGA
- a CDS encoding DNA-methyltransferase, producing the protein MKKVKFGDVWKLGDHRLMCGDSSAKVMVDRFLGDVEPRLMVTDPPYGVKYQVRDRKQASSKLKDHEELEDIRIRNDHRTNWSASFAHSRAQIAYVWYPSTAPDVSIAALRDGMFEPRQTIVWLKNRATLSRSAYHWKHESCLYGVRVGYTANWKGDRKQTTVWQVKGVEPKDRIHPTQKPLELYTKPIVFHTGPKEIVYDPFAGSGVIFSACQETGRIGYGVDLEPHYCQRIIERFELESGVQAEFERNIFESKESV; encoded by the coding sequence GTGAAGAAAGTAAAATTTGGGGATGTTTGGAAACTAGGAGACCATCGGCTGATGTGTGGCGATAGCTCAGCGAAAGTGATGGTCGATAGATTCCTGGGTGATGTAGAGCCAAGACTTATGGTCACCGATCCCCCATACGGTGTGAAATACCAAGTCAGAGATAGAAAGCAGGCATCGAGTAAACTCAAAGACCATGAAGAACTTGAAGACATTAGAATTCGAAACGACCACAGAACCAACTGGTCGGCATCATTCGCGCACAGTCGGGCTCAGATTGCCTATGTGTGGTACCCCTCTACGGCCCCAGATGTTTCGATAGCTGCCCTCCGTGATGGGATGTTTGAGCCAAGACAGACGATTGTTTGGCTTAAGAACAGGGCTACTCTTTCAAGGTCAGCATATCATTGGAAGCACGAGAGCTGTTTGTACGGCGTTAGAGTTGGCTATACCGCAAACTGGAAAGGTGATCGCAAGCAGACAACGGTTTGGCAGGTGAAGGGAGTTGAGCCTAAAGATCGGATTCATCCTACACAGAAGCCTCTGGAACTCTATACAAAGCCGATCGTGTTTCACACTGGCCCGAAGGAAATCGTTTACGATCCATTTGCAGGATCTGGAGTCATTTTTTCAGCTTGTCAGGAAACGGGAAGGATCGGCTATGGGGTCGACCTAGAGCCTCACTACTGCCAAAGAATTATCGAGCGATTCGAACTTGAGTCTGGGGTCCAGGCTGAGTTTGAACGGAATATTTTTGAATCTAAGGAGAGTGTATGA
- a CDS encoding Rha family transcriptional regulator, translating into MSKVINLSNDLVYVRDEEPITTSLKVAEVFGKNHCDVIRAIRKKSRNYTKSFTERNFAFSEYLDETGKSNPMYELTRNGFAVLALGFTGKLASEFQEKFMEEFDRRGRIINELNFALPKSRRKNRHKFGYYQVDVTPDGKTETTWVTGAKTIEEMNELENHSRLQSKRLKTALGHFKAFLENLSDRERYQEKYIDMMDDLGELVGKFKFEQKGPAMFSHPFLMMS; encoded by the coding sequence GTGTCTAAGGTTATCAATCTAAGCAATGATTTGGTTTATGTTCGTGATGAAGAGCCAATTACAACCTCCCTCAAAGTTGCGGAGGTGTTTGGAAAAAATCATTGTGATGTTATTCGAGCAATTAGAAAAAAGTCTCGCAACTATACGAAATCATTTACTGAACGCAATTTTGCGTTTAGTGAATACCTCGATGAGACAGGTAAATCCAACCCAATGTATGAGCTTACACGGAATGGGTTTGCCGTACTGGCGTTGGGATTCACCGGGAAGTTGGCTTCTGAGTTTCAAGAGAAGTTCATGGAAGAATTTGACCGGCGAGGCCGAATCATCAACGAGCTAAACTTCGCGCTCCCTAAATCTCGGCGAAAGAACAGGCACAAGTTTGGCTACTACCAAGTTGATGTCACGCCAGACGGGAAGACGGAAACGACTTGGGTAACAGGTGCCAAAACGATCGAAGAGATGAACGAACTGGAAAACCACTCCAGACTCCAGTCGAAAAGATTGAAGACGGCCTTAGGTCACTTTAAGGCTTTTCTCGAAAACCTCTCCGATCGAGAGCGGTATCAGGAAAAGTATATCGACATGATGGACGATCTTGGAGAACTCGTGGGTAAGTTCAAATTCGAACAAAAAGGACCGGCGATGTTCAGTCATCCATTTTTAATGATGAGCTAG